One Odocoileus virginianus isolate 20LAN1187 ecotype Illinois chromosome 6, Ovbor_1.2, whole genome shotgun sequence DNA segment encodes these proteins:
- the LOC139035697 gene encoding E3 ubiquitin-protein ligase RNF115, whose translation MAEASAAGAGAGSAVAAHRFFCHFCKGEVSPKLPEYTCPRCESGFIEEVTDDSSFLGGGSSTSTQFSEFWDRLDPTMFFQDFRPFLSSSLLDQDNRANERSHQTHSDFWGPSRPPRLSMTQRYRSRGSTRPERSPAFERVLQQIIAGFIPGSPFSWSGMLHSNPGDYAWGQTGLDAIVTQLLGQLENTGPPPADKEKITSLATVTVTQEQVDKGLECPVCKEDYTVEEEVRQLPCNHYFHSSCIVPWLELHDACPVCRKSLNGEDSTQQTQSSGASASSRFSSDSQLHDRWTF comes from the coding sequence ATGGCGGAGGCTTCGGCGGCCGGGGCCGGCGCGGGCTCTGCGGTTGCCGCTCACCGGTTTTTCTGCCACTTTTGCAAGGGCGAGGTCAGCCCCAAACTACCGGAGTATACTTGTCCCAGATGTGAATCAGGTTTTATTGAAGAAGTGACAGATGATTCCAGTTTTTTAGGTGGTGGCAGCAGCACATCAACACAGTTTTCAGAGTTCTGGGACCGTTTGGACCCCACGATGTTTTTCCAAGATTTTAGACCCTTTCTAAGTAGCAGTCTACTGGACCAAGATAACAGAGCCAATGAGAGGAGTCACCAAACTCACTCTGACTTCTGGGGTCCAAGTCGGCCTCCACGGCTGTCAATGACTCAGAGATACAGATCTCGAGGAAGTACTCGTCCTGAGAGATCCCCAGCTTTTGAAAGAGTACTACAACAGATCATTGCAGGATTCATTCCTGGATCCCCATTTTCTTGGAGCGGGATGCTGCACTCCAACCCCGGGGACTATGCCTGGGGTCAGACAGGGCTTGATGCCATTGTAACCCAGCTTTTAGGACAACTGGAAAATACAGGGCCTCCCCCAGCTGACAAGGAAAAGATCACATCTCTTGCAACAGTGACAGTAACTCAGGAACAAGTTGATAAGGGCTTAGAGTGTCCTGTATGCAAAGAGGATTACACAGTTGAGGAGGAAGTCCGGCAGTTACCTTGCAACCACTACTTTCACAGCAGTTGTATTGTGCCATGGTTAGAACTGCATGACGCGTGTCCTGTATGTAGGAAGAGCTTAAATGGTGAGGACTCTACTCAGCAAACACAGAGCTCGGGGGCTTCTGCAAGCAGCAGATTTAGCAGTGACAGCCAACTCCATGACCGATGGACTTTCTGA